In a single window of the Streptomyces sp. NBC_00285 genome:
- a CDS encoding ketopantoate reductase family protein, giving the protein MRYVIIGAGAVGGAVGGRLAGAGHEVVLVARGAHHAALRDGGLRLRVPDGAFTYRLPVVDGPAGLGVLRADDVLVLAVKTQDTESALDTWGPAPVEGGGTAAGRLPLLCAQNGVEGQRIALRRFRHVYGVCVWLPATFVEPGAVSAAGSPLTGILHLGVHPHGTDETARRIAADLEKAPFEAPVVPDLSRWQYAKLLSNLANAVEAVTGPVEGEEALTFVDRVRAEGAAVLDAAGIAYASADEQRAVRGHKVDLVPLDGTPRGGGSSWQSLTRNTGTIEADYLNGEIVLLGRLHGVPTPLNELLQHLANTFARERRAAGSMPWAELARLADVACGAG; this is encoded by the coding sequence ATGCGCTACGTCATCATCGGGGCAGGAGCGGTCGGCGGGGCCGTCGGCGGGCGGCTCGCGGGGGCCGGACACGAGGTCGTGCTGGTCGCGCGCGGCGCTCACCACGCGGCGCTGCGGGACGGCGGACTGCGACTGCGGGTGCCGGACGGCGCGTTCACGTACCGGCTGCCGGTCGTGGACGGACCGGCCGGGCTCGGCGTACTGCGCGCCGACGACGTGCTCGTCCTCGCCGTGAAGACCCAGGACACGGAGAGCGCCCTGGACACCTGGGGACCGGCACCGGTCGAGGGCGGCGGCACGGCGGCCGGGCGACTGCCGCTGCTGTGCGCGCAGAACGGCGTGGAGGGACAGCGGATCGCCCTGCGCCGCTTCCGGCACGTGTACGGCGTCTGCGTCTGGCTGCCGGCGACCTTCGTGGAACCCGGGGCCGTATCCGCCGCGGGCAGTCCGCTCACCGGCATCCTCCACCTGGGCGTCCACCCGCACGGCACGGACGAGACCGCCCGGCGGATCGCCGCCGACCTGGAGAAGGCGCCGTTCGAGGCGCCGGTCGTGCCGGACCTCTCGCGCTGGCAGTACGCCAAGCTGCTGTCCAACCTCGCCAACGCCGTCGAAGCTGTCACCGGCCCGGTCGAGGGCGAGGAGGCGCTGACGTTCGTCGACCGGGTACGGGCCGAGGGCGCGGCCGTCCTCGACGCCGCCGGGATCGCCTACGCGAGCGCCGACGAACAGCGGGCCGTACGCGGCCACAAGGTCGACCTCGTGCCGCTGGACGGCACCCCGCGCGGTGGCGGCTCCTCCTGGCAGTCCCTCACCCGCAACACTGGCACCATCGAGGCCGACTACCTCAACGGCGAGATCGTGCTGCTGGGCCGCCTGCACGGTGTCCCGACGCCCCTGAACGAACTGCTCCAGCACCTGGCCAACACCTTCGCCCGAGAGCGCAGGGCGGCCGGGTCGATGCCCTGGGCGGAACTCGCACGGCTGGCCGACGTGGCCTGCGGCGCGGGCTGA